A genomic segment from Burkholderia plantarii encodes:
- a CDS encoding Fur family transcriptional regulator, translating to MLMPVHEQLQGAGLRATLPRVKVLEFFAAARPRHVSAEDVFRHLVAEKIDIGLATVYRVLSQFVEAGILTSGTLDSNRHVYELNDGKRHDHIICLACGKVDEFSDPLIDGREKAAADSLGYLLTGHHLVLHGYCAECRPKARADGLEGGDARSGADGVVGADGTDPDGA from the coding sequence ATGCTGATGCCAGTCCATGAACAGTTGCAGGGAGCGGGGTTGCGCGCGACGTTGCCGCGCGTGAAGGTGCTGGAATTCTTCGCGGCGGCGCGTCCGCGGCACGTCAGCGCCGAGGACGTGTTTCGCCATCTGGTGGCGGAGAAGATCGACATCGGTCTCGCGACGGTTTACCGGGTGCTCTCGCAGTTCGTCGAAGCGGGCATCCTGACGAGCGGCACGCTCGATTCGAACCGCCACGTCTACGAACTCAACGACGGCAAGCGGCACGACCACATCATCTGCCTCGCCTGCGGCAAGGTGGACGAGTTTTCCGATCCGCTGATCGACGGCCGCGAGAAGGCGGCCGCCGATTCGCTCGGTTATCTGCTGACGGGCCACCACCTCGTGCTGCACGGCTATTGCGCCGAATGCCGGCCGAAGGCGCGCGCCGACGGCCTCGAAGGCGGCGACGCGCGATCCGGTGCCGATGGTGTCGTTGGTGCCGACGGCACCGATCCCGACGGCGCCTGA
- a CDS encoding DUF4239 domain-containing protein, whose product MLFLYNLPTTLMGALIVGLTLVIVLVGYAVARRLNLLELDAEQRGMTLSMVSVITTINSLLVAFAAINVWDDYNRADLTVMDEASCARELARDLAAFRSPPADLANQALRAYLVSVVQTEWPAMQQHASAADETQQRFDTMFDAANHIQPLDARQTALLSEVLARSNEMVKHRHRRLSALKVAMPATLWAVILIVSAMSFALMYVLPATPFHITLIGSWAVTLGLTLFFVLAVDRPFVGEVSVSAEPFVETIASLAKSNIWPIASPH is encoded by the coding sequence ATGCTGTTTCTGTACAACCTGCCGACCACGCTGATGGGAGCGCTCATCGTCGGCCTGACGCTTGTCATCGTCCTGGTCGGCTATGCCGTCGCGCGACGCCTCAACCTCCTGGAACTCGATGCCGAGCAGCGCGGCATGACGCTTTCCATGGTGTCGGTCATCACGACCATCAACTCGCTGCTGGTCGCCTTCGCGGCGATCAACGTCTGGGACGACTACAACAGGGCCGACCTGACCGTGATGGACGAAGCCTCCTGCGCGAGGGAACTGGCGCGCGATCTCGCGGCGTTCCGTTCGCCCCCCGCCGATCTCGCCAACCAGGCGCTGCGCGCGTATCTGGTGTCGGTCGTCCAGACCGAATGGCCGGCGATGCAGCAGCATGCGAGCGCGGCCGACGAGACCCAGCAGCGTTTCGACACGATGTTCGATGCCGCGAACCATATCCAGCCGCTCGACGCCCGTCAGACGGCGTTGCTCTCCGAAGTCCTGGCGCGGTCGAACGAGATGGTCAAGCACCGGCACCGTCGCCTCAGCGCGCTGAAGGTGGCGATGCCGGCCACGCTCTGGGCCGTGATCCTGATCGTGAGCGCCATGTCGTTCGCGCTGATGTACGTGCTGCCGGCCACGCCGTTTCACATTACGTTGATCGGTAGTTGGGCCGTTACATTGGGGCTCACGCTGTTTTTCGTGCTGGCGGTGGACCGGCCGTTCGTGGGCGAAGTCAGCGTGAGCGCCGAGCCGTTCGTGGAAACGATCGCCTCGCTCGCGAAGAGCAACATCTGGCCGATCGCCAGCCCCCATTGA
- a CDS encoding response regulator transcription factor produces MSLTSRESAVLELIALGNTDREIAARLGIATSTARKHRENLLIKFQARKSAELVMAWFRLATDSPRHRFPAATAPLTPRQIEILSLLAHGFGDKQIARHLKISDQTARTHRPQMLRRAQARNVCELIFKALDSGWIAVSDRSIAPTAFDEWCDASNRKKIGSAAADFPPASTRRKQ; encoded by the coding sequence ATGTCCCTCACCTCGCGGGAAAGCGCCGTGCTCGAACTGATCGCGCTCGGCAACACCGATCGCGAAATCGCGGCGCGACTGGGCATCGCCACCTCAACCGCCAGAAAACACCGCGAAAACCTGTTGATCAAATTTCAAGCCAGGAAATCGGCGGAATTGGTAATGGCCTGGTTCAGGCTGGCGACCGATTCGCCAAGGCATCGGTTTCCGGCCGCGACGGCGCCGCTCACGCCGCGCCAGATCGAGATTCTTTCGCTGCTCGCGCACGGTTTCGGCGACAAGCAAATCGCGCGACACCTGAAAATCAGCGACCAGACCGCGCGCACGCATCGCCCTCAGATGCTGCGTCGCGCGCAGGCCAGAAATGTCTGTGAATTGATTTTCAAGGCGCTCGATTCCGGCTGGATCGCGGTTTCCGATCGTTCCATCGCGCCTACCGCATTTGACGAATGGTGCGATGCGTCGAATCGTAAAAAAATAGGATCAGCCGCTGCGGATTTTCCGCCGGCATCGACCAGGAGAAAACAATGA
- a CDS encoding cyclic peptide export ABC transporter: MTRDEGAMNRANYGGTLLQLLRPFLPVTLIATLLGIVGGLCTAWLLSVINSSLHAPGGIGMKTAVTFIALCLVTLLCNGIAGIGNSVTGQRIIAALRKDISARIVCAPVAALERYKTHRLLSTLNSDVETVSAFTFSFPNFAVAAAITLGCVAYMLVLSPSLFLIALVAIVVGVAINQYASLKWGHYYKGVRGAQDELQKQYRAITEGAKELRINRERRRRVFNVRLSGAADEISNLKIKAMRLYYGASASGTTLFFVVIGAILLLQQRLGVSPEVVSGFVIVLLYVRGPVETLASGLPALIQARISFQRIAELTAQFANREARLLDGEPAADAVELREIELRHASWTFPPVGDQPPFKLGPIDLKIERGEMLFVIGENGSGKTTLIKLLLGLYEAGHGELLLNGAPVEAGQMDAYRQLYSAVFADYHLFDDLVVRDAALIGRAQAYLEQLEIAHKVKIEDGVFSTIDLSTGQRKRLALIHAMLEQRPVMMFDEWAADQDPTFRRVFYTVFLPELKRQGKTLIIVSHDDRYFHVADRVIRIERGQIIETAKGAEFTYEDRGTAQIAGLAASNGASVL; this comes from the coding sequence ATGACTCGCGATGAGGGCGCAATGAACCGCGCGAACTACGGCGGCACCTTGCTGCAACTGCTGAGGCCATTCCTTCCGGTCACGCTGATCGCGACGCTGCTCGGCATCGTCGGCGGCCTTTGCACCGCGTGGCTGCTGTCGGTGATCAACAGCAGCCTGCACGCGCCGGGCGGCATCGGCATGAAGACGGCCGTGACCTTCATCGCGCTGTGCCTCGTCACGCTGCTCTGCAACGGCATCGCCGGGATCGGTAACAGCGTCACCGGCCAGCGCATCATCGCGGCGCTGCGCAAGGACATCTCGGCGCGCATCGTCTGCGCGCCGGTGGCCGCGCTCGAACGCTACAAGACGCACCGGCTGCTCTCGACGCTGAACAGCGACGTGGAAACGGTCAGCGCGTTCACTTTCAGCTTCCCGAACTTCGCGGTCGCGGCCGCCATCACGCTCGGCTGCGTGGCGTACATGCTGGTGCTGTCGCCGTCGCTGTTCCTGATCGCGCTGGTCGCGATCGTGGTGGGCGTGGCGATCAACCAGTACGCGAGCCTCAAGTGGGGCCATTATTACAAGGGCGTGCGCGGCGCGCAGGACGAGCTGCAGAAGCAGTACCGCGCCATCACCGAGGGCGCGAAGGAACTGCGGATCAACCGCGAACGCCGCCGGCGCGTGTTCAACGTGCGCCTGTCGGGCGCGGCCGACGAGATCTCGAACCTCAAGATCAAGGCGATGCGCCTCTATTACGGCGCGAGCGCGTCGGGCACGACGCTGTTCTTCGTCGTGATCGGCGCGATCCTGCTGTTGCAGCAGCGGCTCGGCGTGTCGCCCGAAGTGGTCAGCGGCTTCGTGATCGTGCTGCTCTACGTGCGCGGGCCGGTGGAAACGCTCGCGAGCGGGCTGCCGGCGCTGATCCAGGCGCGCATCTCGTTCCAGCGCATCGCCGAGCTGACCGCGCAGTTCGCGAACCGCGAGGCGCGGCTGCTCGACGGCGAGCCCGCGGCCGATGCGGTCGAACTGCGCGAGATCGAGTTGCGCCACGCGTCGTGGACTTTCCCGCCCGTCGGCGACCAGCCGCCGTTCAAGCTCGGCCCGATCGACCTGAAGATCGAGCGCGGCGAAATGCTGTTCGTGATCGGCGAGAACGGCAGCGGCAAGACCACGCTGATCAAGCTGCTGCTCGGGCTCTACGAGGCGGGGCACGGCGAACTGCTGCTGAACGGCGCGCCGGTCGAGGCCGGGCAGATGGATGCGTATCGCCAGCTCTATTCGGCCGTGTTCGCCGACTATCACCTGTTCGACGATCTGGTGGTGCGCGACGCGGCGCTGATCGGGCGCGCGCAGGCTTACCTGGAGCAGCTCGAGATCGCGCACAAGGTGAAGATCGAGGACGGCGTGTTCTCGACGATCGATCTCTCGACCGGGCAGCGCAAGCGGCTCGCGCTGATCCACGCGATGCTGGAGCAGCGGCCCGTGATGATGTTCGACGAATGGGCGGCCGACCAGGATCCAACCTTCCGCCGCGTGTTCTATACGGTGTTCCTGCCGGAACTGAAGCGCCAGGGCAAGACGCTGATCATCGTCTCGCACGACGACCGCTACTTCCACGTCGCCGACCGCGTGATCCGGATCGAGCGCGGCCAGATCATCGAGACCGCGAAGGGCGCGGAATTCACCTACGAAGATCGCGGGACCGCGCAGATCGCCGGGCTCGCCGCCTCGAACGGCGCGAGCGTGCTTTGA
- a CDS encoding metallophosphoesterase family protein — protein MKFIHAADIHLDSPLHGLSAYPDAPAAQLRHASRDALQLLVDRAIDEAVAFVVIAGDLYDGDWKDHNTGIFFGRQMARLRQAQIPVFVLWGNHDAESEMSKKLALPPNVTVFPSRKPASYQLVVNDADGTRVALHGQSFKDKSVIDNLAIGYPDPVPGAYNIGVLHTALEGGTIHANYAPCSRAELHAKGYDYWALGHVHEFQQWDEASTIVFPGNLQGRHIRETGRRGAVLVTVEGGRTQVERLFIDVLRWEALDVEAGDCETIEALSHKIGAALEALLATDGEVPRAVRVTVTGATPLHGQLFGRAAELRAEVLNQIGMLGNQRLWLEKVKLRTVPPAEPVAHGEPLEALDDLRRILAEAIHDPEFLASLDRELKPFVGKVRSEVRGEDVPLLGAARAGELPALVEQVGTALLARLARGE, from the coding sequence GTGAAGTTCATCCACGCGGCCGACATCCACCTGGACAGCCCCCTGCACGGCCTCAGCGCCTATCCCGACGCGCCCGCCGCGCAATTGCGCCATGCCTCGCGCGACGCGCTGCAACTGCTCGTCGATCGCGCGATCGACGAAGCGGTGGCGTTCGTCGTGATCGCCGGCGATCTCTACGACGGCGACTGGAAGGATCACAACACCGGCATCTTCTTCGGCCGGCAGATGGCCCGCCTGCGGCAGGCGCAGATCCCCGTGTTCGTGCTGTGGGGCAACCACGACGCCGAAAGCGAGATGAGCAAGAAGCTCGCGCTGCCGCCCAACGTCACGGTGTTCCCGTCGCGCAAGCCGGCCAGCTATCAGCTCGTCGTCAACGACGCCGACGGCACGCGCGTCGCGCTGCACGGCCAGAGCTTCAAGGACAAATCGGTTATCGACAACCTCGCGATCGGCTATCCCGATCCGGTGCCGGGCGCCTACAACATCGGCGTGCTGCACACGGCGCTCGAGGGCGGCACGATCCACGCGAACTACGCGCCGTGCTCGCGCGCCGAGCTGCATGCGAAGGGCTACGACTACTGGGCGCTCGGCCACGTCCACGAGTTCCAGCAATGGGACGAGGCCTCGACGATCGTGTTCCCCGGCAACCTCCAGGGGCGCCACATCCGCGAGACGGGCCGGCGCGGCGCGGTGCTGGTGACGGTGGAGGGCGGCCGCACGCAGGTCGAGCGGCTGTTCATCGACGTGCTGCGCTGGGAGGCGCTCGACGTCGAGGCGGGCGACTGCGAGACGATCGAGGCGCTGTCGCACAAGATCGGCGCCGCGCTGGAGGCGCTGCTCGCGACCGACGGCGAGGTGCCGCGCGCGGTGCGCGTGACCGTCACCGGCGCGACGCCGCTGCACGGCCAGCTGTTCGGCCGCGCGGCCGAGCTGCGTGCCGAGGTGCTGAACCAGATCGGCATGCTCGGCAACCAGCGGCTCTGGCTCGAGAAGGTCAAGCTGCGCACGGTGCCGCCCGCCGAGCCGGTCGCGCACGGCGAGCCGCTCGAAGCGCTCGACGACCTGCGGCGCATCCTGGCCGAGGCGATTCACGATCCCGAGTTTCTCGCGAGTCTCGACCGGGAGCTGAAGCCGTTCGTCGGCAAGGTGCGCAGCGAGGTGCGCGGCGAGGACGTGCCGCTGCTCGGCGCCGCGCGCGCGGGCGAGCTGCCGGCACTGGTCGAGCAGGTGGGCACGGCGCTGCTCGCGCGCCTGGCGCGGGGGGAGTGA
- a CDS encoding PHB depolymerase family esterase, with protein MKGWRLTWRRMGARLALAALIGTGAGASGLLHAAPLQGYGADPAQTSVSGLSSGAFMAAQFDVAWSTHLIGAGIVAGGPFYCAGLFPLVSPATAAQTHCMNPLGDTGPRAQDALRAARKFADEKRIDEVRGLAAQRVYVFSGSQDRTVTTRVVAQVPRFYQLAGTPDSQIRYVDNVAAGHALITDNQADTTCALSQPPFINNCGFEQSRDILRWIYGDLKAPAASAPSDRLLSFDQRPFDPDGDASLGQTGYVYVPAACTRAGAACRIHVAFHGCLQSAEKIGERYASSTGYNELAETNRIIVLYPQAGASAKNPLGCWDFWGYTSKDPMKPDFFSRKAPQIAAVMRMVNRLSDPRQ; from the coding sequence ATGAAGGGATGGCGATTGACATGGCGGCGCATGGGCGCGCGCCTCGCGCTCGCGGCGCTGATCGGCACGGGCGCGGGCGCCTCGGGCCTGCTGCACGCGGCACCGCTGCAGGGTTACGGCGCCGATCCGGCGCAGACGTCGGTATCGGGGCTCTCGTCGGGCGCGTTCATGGCCGCGCAATTCGACGTCGCGTGGTCCACTCACCTGATCGGCGCCGGCATCGTCGCGGGCGGTCCATTCTATTGCGCGGGTCTGTTTCCGCTGGTCAGCCCGGCCACGGCCGCGCAGACCCATTGCATGAACCCGCTCGGCGACACCGGCCCGCGCGCGCAGGACGCGCTGCGCGCCGCCCGGAAATTCGCCGACGAAAAGCGCATCGACGAGGTTCGCGGCCTCGCCGCGCAACGCGTCTACGTGTTCAGCGGCAGCCAGGATCGCACGGTCACGACGCGCGTGGTCGCGCAGGTGCCGCGCTTCTACCAGCTCGCCGGCACCCCGGACAGCCAGATCCGCTACGTCGACAACGTCGCCGCCGGCCACGCGCTGATCACCGACAACCAGGCCGATACGACCTGCGCGCTCTCGCAGCCGCCGTTCATCAACAACTGCGGCTTCGAGCAGTCGCGCGACATCCTGCGCTGGATCTACGGGGACCTGAAGGCGCCCGCGGCCAGCGCGCCGTCCGATCGCCTGCTGAGCTTCGACCAGCGCCCGTTCGATCCCGACGGCGACGCCTCGCTCGGGCAGACCGGCTACGTCTACGTGCCGGCAGCCTGCACACGGGCCGGCGCCGCCTGCCGAATCCACGTGGCGTTTCACGGCTGCCTGCAGAGCGCCGAGAAAATCGGCGAACGGTACGCCAGCAGCACGGGCTACAACGAACTGGCCGAGACCAACCGGATCATCGTGCTCTACCCGCAGGCCGGGGCGTCGGCGAAGAATCCGCTCGGCTGCTGGGATTTCTGGGGTTATACGAGCAAGGATCCGATGAAGCCGGATTTCTTCAGCCGCAAGGCCCCGCAGATCGCCGCCGTGATGCGCATGGTGAACCGTCTTTCCGATCCGCGCCAATGA
- a CDS encoding nitroreductase family protein, producing the protein MTQHNFTAPTPAAADRVASRPGHALVEILLSRQSHWQLTEPAPRDHELGLILDAALRAPDHAQLRPWRFVLIRDEARAELAEVLVELAVAREPDLPPDQREARGQAAYAAPLIIAVAAAISDAHGIPEIEQMLSTGAATMNMLNAIHALGYGGFWITGADSYDPKLAAALDFEPHDRLLGFLMVGTPGSADAPPARPPRANHVREWLGRSAI; encoded by the coding sequence ATGACGCAACACAACTTCACCGCCCCGACGCCGGCCGCCGCCGATCGCGTCGCATCGCGGCCGGGCCACGCGCTCGTCGAGATCCTGCTGTCGCGCCAGTCGCACTGGCAGCTGACCGAGCCGGCACCGCGCGACCATGAGCTCGGCCTGATCCTCGACGCCGCGTTGCGCGCGCCCGATCACGCGCAGCTGCGGCCGTGGCGCTTCGTGCTGATTCGCGACGAGGCGCGCGCCGAGCTGGCCGAGGTGCTCGTGGAACTGGCCGTCGCGCGCGAGCCGGACCTGCCGCCCGACCAGCGCGAGGCGCGCGGCCAGGCCGCCTACGCGGCGCCGCTGATCATCGCGGTGGCCGCCGCGATCAGCGACGCGCACGGCATCCCCGAGATCGAGCAGATGCTTTCGACGGGCGCCGCGACGATGAACATGCTCAACGCGATCCATGCGCTCGGCTACGGCGGCTTCTGGATCACGGGGGCCGACAGCTACGATCCGAAGCTCGCCGCGGCGCTCGACTTCGAGCCGCACGACCGGCTGCTCGGCTTCCTGATGGTCGGCACGCCGGGATCGGCGGACGCGCCGCCGGCCCGCCCGCCGCGCGCGAATCATGTGCGCGAATGGCTCGGCCGCTCGGCGATCTGA
- a CDS encoding penicillin acylase family protein, translated as MVFARLVKRYDAAGRIGRRFFGWGAALAVAASLAGLVGSTGCAGPRERGANAAVDPVTNPAADPGQAATVVIRRTTDGIPHIEAANWRALGYGYGYAQASDNLCTMAEAFVTYRGERARFFGADGRPSARSTLGAPTNLDSDFFFRLVASTATLDRYRGGQPPELRQLISGFAAGYDRYLAGIRAGGAPGRHAACRAAPWLAAISDDDIYRRLYAANLAGGEAYFIPAIANARPPAGAALHADDTAGRAAPAAAMFAGLDADAMHVGGHHGIGSNGIAFGRDATHGEPILLGNPHWFWSGPDRFYQAQLTIPGRLNVSGASFLGVPVIMIGYNDAVAWTHTVSGARRFGLFQLTLAADDPTAYRVDGRRVAMTPVVLTVPVRRPDGTLANVTRTLYRSRYGPVVDLSSWSPALAWTRTQAFAIRDVNAGNDAIFRTFLAFGRARSLDAFIAAQKASTAMPWVNTLAIGRADPRVWYSDIGNVPDVPDALAERCTPPLGRAFDAKLPGVPFLDGSRADCDWRRDSAAARPGSLPADAMPGLLRRDFVANMNNSYWLANPAAPLTGFARVTGIGVAPLDLRARLGLRFAMREAALAAASSAPSASDTSDTSDVSSASSGSSGSSGSSGSSESSESSESSGSNALNALNALNVANAADAPNAPNAPATSAAPKPVTTADLERFSLAGETLPATRDRQAVLDRVCASPVITVERDPLSGAVFRPARVAPTAVACTTLRAWRGVADPEARGVHLWDQFRARVETLAPARLYAKPFDPADPLHTPAGLRADDPAIVQAFGAAILAVTDAGFALDATRGETLYLTRNGEAIPLYGGCSNLGYFTAVCDYDKRRAHQPITADAMAGNSYLQVVTFDAHGPEAHTLLAHSESDDPASPHYADGTRRYAARRWLRTPFDETAIEADPALGVTRLTLPAAMVEGTDAANGAATTRR; from the coding sequence ATGGTTTTCGCACGTTTGGTGAAGCGGTACGACGCGGCCGGCCGGATCGGCCGGCGATTCTTCGGATGGGGGGCGGCGCTCGCGGTGGCCGCGAGCCTCGCGGGCCTGGTCGGCAGCACGGGGTGTGCCGGCCCGCGCGAGAGGGGCGCCAATGCGGCCGTCGATCCGGTCACCAACCCGGCGGCCGATCCGGGGCAGGCCGCCACGGTCGTGATCCGCCGCACCACCGACGGCATCCCCCACATCGAGGCCGCGAACTGGCGGGCGCTCGGTTATGGCTACGGCTACGCGCAGGCGAGCGACAACCTCTGCACGATGGCCGAGGCGTTCGTCACCTATCGCGGCGAGCGCGCACGCTTCTTCGGTGCCGACGGCAGGCCGTCCGCGCGTTCCACGCTCGGCGCGCCGACCAATCTCGACTCCGATTTCTTTTTCCGGCTCGTCGCGTCGACGGCGACGCTCGATCGTTATCGCGGCGGCCAGCCGCCCGAGCTACGGCAACTGATCAGCGGCTTCGCGGCCGGCTACGACCGCTATCTCGCCGGGATTCGCGCGGGCGGGGCGCCGGGCCGGCATGCCGCGTGCCGCGCGGCGCCGTGGCTCGCGGCCATCAGCGATGACGACATCTACCGGCGCCTCTACGCGGCGAACCTGGCCGGCGGCGAGGCATATTTCATCCCGGCGATCGCGAACGCGCGGCCGCCCGCCGGCGCGGCATTGCATGCCGACGACACGGCGGGCCGTGCCGCGCCGGCCGCCGCCATGTTCGCCGGTCTCGACGCCGATGCGATGCATGTCGGCGGCCACCACGGCATCGGTAGCAACGGCATCGCGTTCGGCCGCGACGCCACGCACGGCGAGCCGATCCTGCTCGGCAATCCGCACTGGTTCTGGAGCGGCCCCGACCGTTTCTATCAGGCCCAACTGACGATTCCCGGCCGGCTGAACGTGAGCGGCGCCTCGTTTCTCGGCGTGCCGGTGATCATGATCGGCTACAACGACGCCGTGGCGTGGACCCACACGGTGTCCGGCGCGCGCCGCTTCGGCCTGTTCCAGCTGACGCTCGCCGCGGACGATCCGACCGCTTATCGCGTCGACGGCCGGCGCGTCGCGATGACGCCGGTGGTATTGACGGTGCCGGTGCGCCGCCCCGACGGCACGCTTGCGAACGTCACGCGCACGCTGTACCGCAGCCGCTACGGCCCGGTCGTCGACCTGTCGTCGTGGTCGCCGGCGCTGGCCTGGACCCGCACGCAGGCGTTCGCGATCCGCGACGTGAACGCCGGTAACGACGCGATCTTCCGCACCTTCCTCGCGTTCGGCCGCGCGCGTTCGCTCGACGCGTTCATCGCGGCGCAGAAGGCCTCGACCGCGATGCCGTGGGTCAACACGCTCGCGATCGGGCGCGCCGACCCGCGGGTCTGGTATTCGGACATCGGCAACGTGCCGGACGTACCCGATGCGCTGGCCGAGCGCTGCACGCCGCCGCTCGGCCGCGCGTTCGACGCGAAGCTGCCCGGCGTGCCGTTCCTCGACGGCTCGCGCGCCGACTGCGACTGGCGCCGCGACAGCGCCGCCGCGCGACCGGGCTCGCTGCCCGCGGACGCGATGCCCGGCCTGCTGCGACGCGATTTCGTCGCCAACATGAACAACAGCTACTGGCTCGCCAACCCGGCTGCGCCGTTGACGGGCTTTGCGCGCGTGACCGGCATCGGCGTCGCGCCGCTCGATTTGCGCGCGCGGCTCGGCCTGCGGTTCGCGATGCGGGAGGCGGCGCTGGCTGCAGCGTCGAGCGCACCGAGCGCGTCGGACACATCGGACACATCGGACGTATCGAGCGCATCGAGCGGATCGAGCGGATCGAGCGGATCGAGCGGATCGAGCGAATCGAGCGAATCGAGCGAATCGAGCGGATCGAACGCATTGAACGCATTGAACGCATTGAACGTAGCGAACGCGGCAGACGCGCCGAACGCGCCGAACGCGCCGGCCACATCGGCCGCCCCGAAGCCGGTGACGACCGCCGACCTCGAGCGCTTCTCGCTGGCGGGCGAGACGCTGCCGGCGACGCGCGACCGGCAGGCCGTGCTCGACCGCGTCTGCGCGAGCCCGGTCATCACGGTCGAGCGCGACCCGCTCAGCGGTGCCGTGTTCCGCCCCGCGCGCGTCGCGCCGACCGCCGTGGCCTGCACGACGCTGCGTGCCTGGCGCGGCGTGGCCGATCCCGAGGCGCGCGGCGTGCATCTGTGGGATCAGTTCCGGGCGCGCGTCGAGACGCTCGCGCCGGCGCGGCTTTACGCGAAGCCGTTCGACCCGGCCGATCCGCTGCATACGCCGGCGGGCCTGCGCGCCGACGATCCCGCGATCGTGCAGGCGTTCGGCGCCGCGATCCTGGCCGTGACCGACGCCGGCTTCGCGCTCGACGCCACGCGCGGCGAGACGCTCTACCTGACGCGCAACGGCGAGGCGATCCCGCTCTACGGCGGCTGCTCGAATCTCGGCTATTTCACCGCCGTCTGCGACTACGACAAGCGCCGCGCGCATCAGCCGATCACGGCCGACGCGATGGCGGGCAACAGCTACCTGCAGGTGGTCACGTTCGATGCGCACGGACCCGAAGCGCATACGCTGCTCGCGCATTCGGAGTCCGACGACCCGGCCTCGCCGCATTACGCCGACGGCACGCGTCGCTACGCGGCGCGGCGCTGGCTGCGCACGCCGTTCGACGAGACGGCGATCGAGGCCGATCCAGCGCTCGGCGTCACGCGCCTGACGCTGCCGGCGGCGATGGTCGAAGGCACGGACGCGGCGAACGGCGCGGCCACGACACGGCGCTAG